The proteins below are encoded in one region of Natranaerovirga hydrolytica:
- the spoIID gene encoding stage II sporulation protein D: MLRKKLICGLLIIIAIILLPYFITIALSSHNREKDHLDEEYHQIAASNYTIHYKDEEGKEQSMDLEEYIIGVVAAEMPASFELEALKAQAVAARTYAIRNIKEEKNEIDEIYQVYITKEEMEEKWGVNNFLGYYNKIEDAVMQTQGKVIVYENEPIVAVFHSTSAGKTRGSEDIWNVDLPYLTPVDSSDDIKSPTYLNIKEFTPHEFVNLIANSTEDFQLHTENVFEAIQIISRNEAGYILSIQIGNKILEGEEVRNILGLNSSHFTIEAYNDNIRFITKGYGHGVGLSQYGANYMAIEGYTYEEILTHYYENVEIVMLEEIE; encoded by the coding sequence AATCATTGCAATTATATTGCTACCATACTTTATAACCATTGCATTATCAAGTCATAATAGGGAAAAAGATCATTTAGATGAAGAATATCATCAAATAGCAGCGAGCAACTATACAATACATTACAAAGATGAAGAAGGAAAGGAGCAATCAATGGACCTTGAAGAATATATTATCGGGGTGGTTGCTGCAGAAATGCCAGCTTCTTTTGAGTTAGAAGCTTTAAAAGCTCAAGCAGTTGCAGCAAGAACTTACGCCATTAGAAATATAAAAGAGGAAAAAAATGAAATAGATGAGATTTACCAAGTTTACATTACAAAAGAAGAAATGGAAGAAAAATGGGGGGTGAATAATTTTTTGGGTTACTACAACAAAATAGAAGATGCGGTTATGCAGACCCAAGGAAAAGTTATCGTATATGAAAATGAACCCATAGTAGCTGTATTTCACTCAACGAGCGCAGGAAAAACCAGAGGTTCAGAAGATATATGGAATGTAGACTTACCTTATCTGACACCAGTAGATAGTAGCGACGATATAAAATCACCAACCTATTTAAACATAAAGGAATTTACACCCCATGAATTTGTCAATTTAATTGCAAATTCCACAGAAGACTTTCAACTGCATACAGAAAATGTTTTTGAAGCCATTCAAATTATTAGTAGAAATGAGGCAGGTTATATTTTGTCTATTCAAATAGGGAACAAAATATTAGAAGGAGAAGAAGTAAGGAACATACTTGGGTTAAATAGTAGTCATTTTACAATTGAAGCATACAATGACAATATTAGATTTATAACAAAAGGATATGGACATGGTGTTGGGTTAAGTCAATACGGTGCAAACTATATGGCCATAGAAGGCTATACTTATGAAGAAATCCTAACACATTATTATGAAAACGTTGAGATTGTAATGTTGGAAGAAATTGAATAA